Genomic segment of Danio aesculapii chromosome 25, fDanAes4.1, whole genome shotgun sequence:
taaaaattctCAAAAAGAAGAATACATATTTAATATGGCCACATATATAATAGAGTAATTAGCGCTGGGCAAacattaaaggtgtttaatcttaagctgatattttaaaaataaaagtttactttgacataatatgtgtgtgaatCAAGGGTGTAGATTAAAGGAATGTCTAATAAAAAGGGTAGTTTAAAAAGACTTtttgaagaaaagaaagaaaaaaaattaaatgattaaattgttataattttttaaataaatttttttaattgtaataatattttttcttttgagaaaaatgataatatttgtttaattctataAAAGGTCTaacattattttttcaaaatatgaatataaataaattaatctattttaatagattttttgtatttttaaaaatgtacagatAATTACAATATCCAATCAATAaagataaaatgtatatttttaccatttcaaataaataaataaataagcaagtactaccggtcaaaagtttggggtcaatgggatttttaaatgttttaaaataagcttctcctgctcaccaaggctgcatttatttcatcaaaaatacagtacaatatgtaaaattgtgaaatgttattgttctctaaaataactgttcaaaagtagcttatcatttaatttaatcatttattccagtgattttaaagatgaattttcagcttcatttctccagtcttcagagtcacatgatccttcagaaattactctaaaattaattcttattattaatggtaatattaccaaaagcaataatgactgtagTATTAATTTTacttgaaactacatacaataagaaagcagttatttaaaattaataaatattcaacaatttatttatttttttacatttaataaatgccgcccttatgaacagaatcattttcttgaaaaaaaaaacacacacatgaaaaaaaaaaaaaacctgaccccaaactttcAATCGAGCACCCGGAAATCTTCATTATACAGTGATCCATGCactgttttttaggacaacacaTTAATGTAGAGTCTCTATATGACACCATTAATCCTCCTATATGCAAACCATCATAAGCTACAGCAAAGggtcataaaaaaatgtaagagGCGACCATTTTCTAAGCGCTATCAGCTGATGTTTTATCTCTTCTGCTCCTCCTcaatccatctctctctctctctctctctctctctctctctctctctctctctctctctctctctctctctctctctctctctctctctctattaggCTTTTCTAAAGTCAGTTCTTTTCTTTACTGATGCTCAAACACACACTGGACTTCAGTCAAACAGCAGTTCCtctcatttattctttcatttgttgTGGCTTACAGGAGTAATCATGAAATTTCACAGGGCTACAATAAGGTACGTTTATGCtctgattcatttaaattttctGACTGATTAGGTTACCTAAGTGAATATTCTTGTTTGTGCTCACTCagcattaagactttttaaaatggtttcgTAACTTAAGTTTATATAAGGGATATGTAGTTCAATGCTTTTGatcctttttcattttatttcatgtgttatttttatttctagatttctatttgcaatcaaaaataaaaaatatgctgttgttttcatgaaatgttatattttatgatTAGTGCACATCCAAGCATGCACTATTTGATCCTCTTTTGACTGATAAAGCGGATGTTGTTCTCAGCTCTGATTTATTATCTAATGGTGTGGACTGTTTAATCCTTGATAGGGTAATGCAACAAATGTGATGGGCAAAACAGCAAGAGGAAATAAGGGGCGTTTTTTGGCACAAAACTTTGTTTAGCTCACaaaattaattacataatttaatttttaataagccCTCTTTTATAGTATTGTCTAATAACAATACCAataatcgatcaatcaatcaatctgtctgtcagtccgtccgtccgtccatttattcatccatccttctatctatctatctatctatctatctatctatctatctatctatctatctatctatctatctatctatctatctatctatctatctatctatctatctatctatctatctatctatctatctatctctctgtctatctatctatcccataATATTGTCAAAATAATGTAAAAGCATAAAAAGCAGATAAAAACTACCTCTAGTAATCTCaaaatttcttgtttttttacttgGTTTGATGCTCTTTACAACAAGCAATTGGCCTCTGGGCTACTTTTACATAAAGTACTCTCTTTTATTCTCATTATTTTCTTTCAGAAGACTCAAATCCATTTCAGTGtttgtcatgttttatttatttatttaattttatagagctttaaatgtaataaatgtccATCTTTCACATGGCAAGCAATTTATATTCTAATAGAAgtcaattattattaatgttatgcaTTATACTGAACAAAATGACCCATCCTTCAGAAGATATCATCTTTTAagtgtgtttgctttgttttattaccATTATTGCAGCAATTGCATGAATCAAGATTTTAACTACAGCATGGTGGACTGGTCATGTTGGTGAAGAAAGGCACTGATTTGGTGTAAACCACCAGATGTTTCTCCAAAGGTTGGACAATCTGGACCAGGATGAACATCTTAAGTAAGACCCTTATTACTATAACTTATTATTGCCATGAACACACCGAGCTCAAAGAACCAGCAGAGACAAATCACATCAGTTGAAAACAAACCCGCACTTGACACACAACAGAGCCACCTACAAACTTGCATGCATGTTCTGCATCTGCATCTTAGCAGGAATCACCATTCACCATTCAGAAATCATAAGTAGGATTGCAAATATGCAAACtgtaaacaaagtaaaacaaagtTGCTGAAAATGACTCTGTAGGAAAAATCTTCAGGCACACTGATGGTGTAACTAGCTATTATGCCACCCACCTATTCgttttggaatatcacataaaaagaTGCTCAATGCCAAAGTTTTGGTAATGTGCAAAAATGTATGTTCCCagatgagtaggataaactttttatccgtTAAGAAATAATTTGCTGAACAAACTCCAgcatgtgcataaaaaaaattgttttaacagatcatgggAAGGTGGGATAGCATGAATGGACAAACCAATGGACCGACCACATTGCATAACATCTGAAATgtggttttggtcattttaaaattcCTTAaccaaagtccatcatcaaagtggtttGTTATCGTTTGGTATCATTACCTCTCAGAATTGTCTTGAGCGGCTGCCCTCCCAAAGAATCATTGcatttcatcttcatcttctgcAGCACAAGTGATttataatatagaaaaaaaaatgtccacagtGGCTTCTCATACTGCAGaaaattatttttgatatttggcaccagctTATCAGAAAGGGATGATTTTGTTATCTCAACTCATTGGACGAAAAGtataattcgcatctttggatggaagcatagctatTGATTGACACCCAACCTTTAGTTTTGTTTGGTGCATCATGGCCCTTAAAGTATCCTCAATCATCTCAACTGATGGCTTCCTAAATTCCTCCATTTTCTTGCAGTTTCATCAGGTCTGATGACCCTAGTGAGTCTGTGTGGAACATCTACAAGTTGCCCGTCATTGTGTTCCTGCAACGTGAACCAAACAGACTGCAGTGACTTAAACCAATTGGCTTCCTTGGACTCCATCCTAGAGCAGCTTCCATTTGACACAACCAATCTCAACCTCTCCAAAAACAATTTCACCACTGTGGAACCCGGCAGCTTTTCCAGCCTCAGCACTCTGCTACATCTAGACTTCTCTAGAAACATTCTCTCCGCCATCAACCCTGGGTGTTTTTCCAACCTCAGTGGCCTGTTGCATCTCGACCTCTCAAGAAACCTTCTCTCCAGAGTTTCCCCTTCCAGTTTCTCCCATCTGAATAGCCTGGAGTTCCTAGATCTCTCAGTGAACCTTCTTGTGAGGCTCCCGGTTACCCTGTTCTCTGATCTCAGCAGCCTAAATGAACTGGTTCTACGAGACAACAGGCTGAGGGAACTGAACACAGATCAGTTCAAAGGCCTGACTGAACTTAGGCGTCTAGATCTTTCTTTAAACAGCCTCAGCCATGTGCCCACACACCTACTGGATGGGCTCCAGAACCTGCTGTGGCTCTCGCTGGTGAGCAACAAGCTGAAAACTCTTGATCGGTCATCACTGGAGCCTGCCAATGCTCTACAGCAGCTGCTGCTCGAGGGAAACCCCTGGAACTGCAACTGCAAATTAATCCCACTCAAGTATTGGCTGGAATGGATCGTATATACAGGTGAGAGAAGTCCTTTAACTCTGCTGGGAATTGGAGATACAAATTTTATCAGTAAAACATTACTTACCTGCATTGCTTGACTTACAATTACTgggaatttgtatttaatttctttctttctttctttctttctttctttctttctttctttctttctttctttctttctttctttctttctttctttctttctatctatctatctatctatctatctgtctgtctgtctgtctgtctgtctggctacagtgcatccgtaaattattcatagcacttcacttttccacatttttttatgttacagccttatttcaaaatagattaaactcttttatttcctcaaaattctactcaCAATATCCCGTAatggcaatgtgaaaaaagatattttgaaattgttgcaaatttcttaaaaataaaaaacctgaaaaatcacatgtattcacagcctctaaattgagctcaggtacattctgtttccactgatcattcttgagatgttttagcagcttaatttgagttcacctgtggtaaattcagtggattgcacatgatttgaaaaggcatacacctgtctatataaggtcccagggttgacagtgcatgtcaaagcacaaaccaggcATGAAAACAAAGCAATTGCCTGTAGACCTCCGATATAGgcttgtcttgaggcacaaggctggggaaggttacagaaaaatgtctgcttctcttaaagttccaatgagcacagtggcctccatcatccataagtggaagatgtttggagcccccaggactcttcctagagctggccggccatctaagctgagtgatcaggggagaagggccttagtcaggtaggtgatcaataacctgatgttCACTTTGTCTAAGCTCCATTCTTGTGTGGAGAgaggaaaaccttacagaaggacaaccatctgtgctgcAATCCACCAaacaggcctgtatggtagagtggccagacggaagccacacCCAAccaggaatttgccaaaaggcatctaaaggactctcagaccataagaaacaaaattctctggtctgatgaaactaaaattttactctttgaagtgaatgccaggcgttacatttggagaaagccaggcaccgctcatcagcaggctaataccatccctacagtgaagcatggtggtggcagtgtcatgctgtggggatgtttttcagtagGAGGAACTGGAAGGGTAgggggaaagatgaatgcagcaatgtacagagacatccagaatgaaaacctgcttcagagtgctcttgacctcagaccgGAACAACCGTTCATCTTCCAACAGGGCAATGaaccaaagcacactgccaagatattaatggagtggcttcacaacaactcagtgaatgtccttgactggcccagccagagtccagatGTAAATCCTattgaagagatctgaaaatggctgtacaccgtcgcttcaaCTCAAACCTGATAAGAGCTTgcgaggtactgcaaagaggaatgtgtAAATATTTCCGTGCCAAGCttatggcatcatattcaaaaagacttgaggctgtaattgctgccaaaggtgcatcaataaataaatttaaaaaatgtgtaataaatttgcaacaatttcaaaaaatctttttcacattgccatcatggggtattgtgtgtagaattttgaggaaataaataaacttaatccattttggaataaggctgtaacataaaaaatgtggaaaaagtgaagtgctgagaatactttccggatgcactgtatctatcaaaatcaatgccaatactataaaaatatcactgttaaaaatgctgggttccacaaaatcaatttgtgttgggacaacatgaaggaattaagttaacattttttgtttgttttttgattaaatataaaataattaagttgtctgaAAAAACactaattgttttgtttcagctcattttcagctCAGTAGTTTGAAAAAAACTACTATAACTATTAACTTACTAACCATTTATCAGTTATCTGCCAACATAAgtaaacatttatgaatgtatgaatatgctatatgaataattatattaaattatgaaataataatgatatataaataaaaaaattagcaaaaataCTCTTCATAaatatctcacacacacaaatgcattcaaaattaaactaatatatcaatttaatttatattcatagtaacattttaaaaaaaattaaataatgccaTCCTCTTCCACAGGTGGCCGTGTGGATTCCCCCAACTGCTTGTTTCCAGCTGACCTGCAGGGTAAAGATCTTGCCAGCCTCCCAATGGAGTTGTTCAGACACTGTTACCCCCTGCAGCTCCAAACCAGAAAGCCATCCGCCCCCGAGGGCCACCAGGCGCCATCGGGAGACTGTATGCGCCAGCGCTACCGGGCTGTGAGTGTGCGTCGAGCCACGGCCACAGTGGTGGTGGCGGGTGTGGTGTGCAGCGTAGTGTGCGTGTTGATGGTGGTGACGGCCACGTACGGCTGTATCTACGCCACGCTGGTCGCTCACCAACAACAGCAGATACTGCAGAGAAAGCACCAGCAGCAACAGCCACTCATGGTGGAGAAAGAACCAGCGCATGATGAAAAGGAGGATCTGATGCCAACCATCGGAAAGGGCGCCGAAGCTATGGAGTGTGTGGGGTGGATGGCGTTTCCTCCGGAAGTGTGTGTTTAAGGGAGACGGTGGTTTATTGTTGAGCAATTACATAAATTACATGAGGTCAAATGACTCTGTGTATGTTAAAAGCAATTACTAGTTGGTTgtttaagggattgttcacctaaACCTGTTTATTTGACTCAAGTCATCCAAaattttcactgtaaaaatgtaatgaaaacaagaaaacaaatattttgtatgttgctttaacttgtttttcataatttaataagGGTTCAACgtgtttttttaagttatacaatgtttaatttaatattttgagtcagtttgattgatgtaagtttaGATGACTAAAAAGCTAATttgattcaacaacaacaaaattgaaggcagcaagaatttcttttacagtgtaggtgagttttttctttagtagaacaattaagattttttttaaagctgtggttctttgtgattcataaaatgcaagtcaacatcatcactttgagagtaaaaaaacatatacaggaaaaacaaaaactaatacaCGGAAGTCTCAAGAAGCGAAACGAATTGTTTGAGCTAGAAACTGAAAACCTTTCAATTTAGAGAACTCATTCAAAAGAATAATTTAGACGTGAACCAGACATCACTCAAAGGCCTGTTTGCTGACGATTAAATTGGATTCAACtgaataattttgtaaataatgttcagtttcttacaCAGACCCTTTTGTTTTACTTCACAAGGCCTCAATGTATCATTAGGAGCCTTGGGTATTAAATTTATTCTATTACGTTTTTTGGACTCTCAAAATGCCAGTAGACACTGACCCAGAGAACAGGGAATGTTTTCAGAACATTCCATAACGTTCATTAAAAGTTGTGTAAAtggtattaaaataatgtttttggaaCATGATTGTAACATTGATAGAAAAATGTccttataacattaatatatggtcaatttttggtcacactttattttgatggtccgtttgttgaatttgttACCTTGCATCTACatgacaactaattctcattagattgtaagtagactgttaggttggggttagggtgagTGTAAGTTGACaggtacttgcaaagtttcttatagtcagttaaatgtctgttgaaggagcagtatcaacagatattaagcagacagtcgactaatattcaaatggaccatcaaaataaagtgttacccacttttttaataatgttttaaataacatactaaaaaatatataaataacatgagactgaaaagttctaaaaacatttaaaataacgtTATCATAACCAAAACCAATGTTAATATGTTGTCTAAATTTGGAAGGAATGttctaatgacattttaaataaagtttaaagaacaataatacaatatgagggggcgacacggtggctcagtggttagcactgtcgcctcacagcaag
This window contains:
- the lrtm2b gene encoding leucine-rich repeat and transmembrane domain-containing protein 2, encoding MNILISSGLMTLVSLCGTSTSCPSLCSCNVNQTDCSDLNQLASLDSILEQLPFDTTNLNLSKNNFTTVEPGSFSSLSTLLHLDFSRNILSAINPGCFSNLSGLLHLDLSRNLLSRVSPSSFSHLNSLEFLDLSVNLLVRLPVTLFSDLSSLNELVLRDNRLRELNTDQFKGLTELRRLDLSLNSLSHVPTHLLDGLQNLLWLSLVSNKLKTLDRSSLEPANALQQLLLEGNPWNCNCKLIPLKYWLEWIVYTGGRVDSPNCLFPADLQGKDLASLPMELFRHCYPLQLQTRKPSAPEGHQAPSGDCMRQRYRAVSVRRATATVVVAGVVCSVVCVLMVVTATYGCIYATLVAHQQQQILQRKHQQQQPLMVEKEPAHDEKEDLMPTIGKGAEAMECVGWMAFPPEVCV